Part of the Bacillus carboniphilus genome is shown below.
GTTGAAGTAGATCATATGGGAAATATATATGCGTATTTAGAAGGACAAAAACCGGGTCCTACTGTAATGGTTTCTACTCACTCCGACGAAATTGGTTGTATGGTAAGTGCAATCGATGAAAAAGGGTTCTTAAGAATGGAAAGAACGGGTGGAATGATCGAATCACTTTTAGTTGGCCGAAAAGTAAGTGTGAATGGCCATTTTGGTGTTATCGGTGTAAAAGCGGGCCATTTACAAACAGCCGAAGAACAAACAAAGGTTCAAAAAATCGAAAATCTGTATGTGGATGTTGGCGTAAGCTCAAGAGAAGAAGTTCTTGAGATGGGTATCAATATTGGTGACTCTATTACATATATTAGCGACCTTGATCGATTCACAAACCAGGATTTAATATGCGGTAAGGCCATTGATAATCGGAGTTGTTGTGTTTTACTTGTAGAGCTTTTTAAACAGTTACAGGATAAAGATTTTAGTGGAACTTTAGTTGGGTTAATTGCTGTCCAAGAAGAGGTAGGACTTCGGGGAGCAACTATTGCGAGCTACAAAATCAATCCTGATTATGCACTCGTTTTAGATACGATTGCTTGTGCAGATACGCCTGATGGTAATTACTATCCGATTGCCCTTGGAAAAGGACCTGTACTTCCACTTTTATCTGGGGGAGGAGTCCGAGGGAATATTATGGCTCCCCAAATGAAAGAGCTTATTACTTCCTTTGCCCATAAATTAAACATCCCTTATCAATTATCAGTTATTACAAAGGGGACTAGTGACCTCTCCGCTGTCCATTTGGTGAAAGAGGGAATCTTGGGAGGAGCAATGACCTTCCCAAGAAGATATTCTCATTCTCCAGTAGAGATGGCCCATTTATCAGATTTTGAAAATGGCTTCAGGTTATTAGAGTCATTGATTAGAAATAGTGACAGCTGGGGAAGTTTAGATTTTATTTAAATGAAAAAAACAAGCACTGAAACAAAACTCAGTGCTTGTTTTTAAATTACTAGTATATCAAGCGCTACGATGCACTCCGGACAAACGTCTTATCCACCCATACCTTCGATCTCCATCTAAACAGCATGATAATGCCCCGTAACCACTCATCTGCACAGAAGGCAATCCAAACACCCACTAAACCTAAGCCTAAGGTGATTCCAAGAAAGTAGGCGAGGGTCACGCTGACACCCCACATGGATAAAATCCCCATATAAACCGGGAATTTCACATCTCCAGCTGCTCGCAACGAGTTGATAACAACCAGGTTAAAAGACCGCCCTGGTTCTAGAATAATAGTTAACATGATTAGTGTTGAACCCACCGCGATAATGGTAGGGTTATCGGTAAATATTCCGAGTAATGGCTCGGAGAATAAATAGCCTAAGACAGCCATTCCTAGGGAAATGACAATCGCAATTTTTAAGCTTTTTAAACATCTGTGGTAGGCTTCATTGATTTTCCCTGCCCCGATCATATGGCCAATCATGATTTGGGTTCCCTGACTGATCGCTACTGCAAAAAGGAAAATAAACATCATGATATTCGTAGCGTATACCCTAGTGGTTAAGGCTTCGGTTCCAAGCATCGTGATAAAATAGGTGATTAGCATTTGAGAGCCATTATAGGACAAATGCTCCCCTGCTGAAGGGATGCCTATTTTCAGCAAGTCCTTTAAGTGACGAAGGGGTTCTGTAAGCTTACGAAATGGAAGCGCATCTGGTGCTCTTTTTACCAACACAATAATAATAACAACAAAGCCAATAAGTCGGCTGACAGTAGTGGAAATAGCTACACCATCGACCCCTAAAACTGGGAAGCCGAATGGACCAAAAATAAAGAAGTAGTTTCCAATCACATTTAGTATATTCATCCCAATTGTGATGTACATAGCATCACGTGTAAATCCATGGCTACGTAATATAGCTCCTGCTGTCATTATGAGAGCCTGAACAAAGCCAAATCCACCAACAATTTTCAGGTAGGAACTTGCTTCATCCATTAGTTCAGGAGGTAAATCCATCATCTTCAATATAGGAGTTGTGAAAACTAAGATAGCTAGACTTAAGACAGCACCAAATACTAGGTTAGCAAACAATGAAACTACTGAAACGCCACCTGCATCTAAGTCACGATCAGCGCCTAAGTATTGTGCAACCAATATAGCTGTTCCTGTTGCGACAAATCCAAACATGACAATAAGTAAAGATACAATCTGGTTCGCAACACCAACTGCTGCTACAGAGTTATCTGAATATTGGCTGAGCATCAGTGTATCTGCGTTCCCCATCAGCATGTGTAAAAAGATTTCTATAAAAATGGGCCATGTTAATGCAAATAAGGACATATTTCTCAGGTTGTTGGTGCCCTTCTTCATGAGGTGAAAACTCCTTTTATCCCACTTTAAATTAAGTAAAATAATGGAGCCGACCCGCAAGAAGTAGGTACCCAAATCACCTAGATAGTAGGGGAGGGATGCTACAAATGCTAGCGAGCCGGCTTCTATACTTATAGGATTAGTCTTTTACTGCACAATAAGTATCATAAATTGTTTAGCAGGAATGTCAATCCTATTTTTATTTGTATCTTTAAAAACAACAGTTTGATTCATTGCATCTTTCCATGTATTTGGACTACTGAGACCTGAAAGTAGTTCAACAGTTTTGCTTTTATCACTTGGATTTATGATTACAAAAACTTCTTTATTCTCTGTAGACTTTTTAAAAGAAATTGCTTCAGCATCATATTGCCAGCTAAGTGAGCCTTCGTTTGCAAGGAGTGGCTCTTTCGTTCTTAGCTCAATCATAGATTGTATATGTGCTAACATATCCTGATCCTGTTCAGTAGGATCCCATGGCATACATTTTCGGCAACCGGGATCCATTCCACCCGTTAAAGCCACTTCATCTCCATAATAGATACATGGAGTTCCTGGGTAGGTTAACATGAGTGTGAAAATGAGTTTTGTTAGCTCTTTATCCTCACCGCATTCTGTTAAAATTCTTGGGGTGTCATGGCTTCCAACTAGGTTAAACAATCCCTTGTTTATGGTTTCAGGATACAAGTATGAAACGGTTGTCATGTTTTCCATAAACTTTTTAGGTGTGATCGTCTTTCTAGCAAAAAGATCCAATACATTTGTTTGGAATGGGTAGTTCATGACAGAGTCAAATTGGTCTCCACGTAACCACGCAATCGAGTCATGCCAGATTTCTCCTAATATATAGAGGTCAGGCTTGATTTCTTTTACAGCTGCTCTAAATTCTCTCCAGAATTGATGGTCAATTTCGTTTGCCACATCTAATCTCCAGCCATCAATGTCAAATTCCTCAACCCAATAACGGGCTACGTCTAATAGATATTTTTTGACTTCAGGGTGTTGCGTATTTAATTTTGGCATAAATGGTGTAAATGCGAATGTGTCATAGTTTGGTCGTGGTTCCTGGACGATAGGAAATTCACGAATATGGAACCAATCTTTATAGGCAGATTTCTCTCCTTTTTCAAGAACATCCTGAAAGTGTGGGAAGTAATAGCCACTATGGTTAAAGACAGCATCTAGCATGATGCGAATTCCACGTTTATGACATTCATCCACAAGTTTTTTAAATGTTTCCTTCGTTCCAAACTGAGGGTCAATTTCAAAGTAATCAATGGTGTCATATTTATGGTTCGATGTTGCTTTAAAGATAGGAGTAAAATAAATTCCGTTTACACCTAAATTCTCTAGGTAATCGAGGTTTTGTAGTACACCTTCTAGGTCTCCTCCAAAGAAGTTGGTTGGAGATGGGTCTTCGCTTCCCCATTCCAAAGTTCCTTCAGGGTTGTTGTTATGATTGCCATTAGCGAATCGTTCCGGAAAAATTTGATACCAGATTGTATTCTCCACCCACTTAGGAACATCCGTAGCATCACTAGTGTGTACGAAAGGAAAACAGAAGTAATATCCATTATCTTTCAATGGCTCATCATAAATCCCTTTTTCACAATAAAATAGAGATTCTTGGTCATTATAGAGTTGGAAGGCATAACGAATTCTATGGTAAGGAGGGTGAACCGTTATGGTCCAATAATCGAATAATGAGTCAGAACCAGAATGAGTCATCGCTAGTTCACTTTTATTCCATTCCCAGTTTCCGGGACTTGCTTCTGTCCAATCAAATGGATCCCCATGAACAAGGGTTGCCTTTAAGGCATCTCCTTTTTTGGTACGGAGGACAAGTTTTAAATCTCCATTTGCGCAAGCGTATGCATAATTATCTGTTGGTCGATGGAATAATGCAGCAGTTTCCATAATATTTATATTCCCCTTTCAAAAAGGCAGGCTTTTTCATTACTATCAGATTAGGAGATTATCATTATAAAATCAAGTATTTTATGGAGAGAAAGCGTTTGCTTAAAAATATAAAAAAGTAGTTGTCAAAGATAAAATTCTATGTATAATGAAAGTAGGTTATGCAATCGTTTTCACAGAATCCGCAACCGAGAGTTTCGCTCCTTTTTTTTGGATATTTGTGCAAACGTTTGAACATAATAGTTTGCAAGACTACTTAATTTATTTTGGAGGGGTCAAAATGAAGAAAGCGCTATCATTATTTATGGTATTCGTGCTTATCTTAGGTGTTTTAGCTGCTTGTGGTCCAACTCGTGAAGATGTAAAAGAGGATGTTAAGGAAGAGGACAACAACCAAACAGAACAAAACACAGATGATAATGCAACTGCAGATAACGAAATGCCAGAAAAACCAGAATCACTTAAGGTTTGGGTAAACGATGAAGAAAAGCAAAAAGAAGCTTTACAAACTATTTTTGATAAGTATACAGAAGAAACTGGCATCGAAATCGATGTAACTGCGATTAGTATGTTAGACCAAGTAGAAGCTATTGCTCTTGATGGTCCAGCTGGTAATGGTCCAGATATTTTCTTCCAACCACACGATAGAATTGGTAGTATCGTAGCTGCTGGTCACGCAGATCCTGTTGACTTAGGTGATGCTCTTGATACTTACACTCAATCTGCGGTTGACGCTGTAACATATGATGGGGAAACATACGGGGCTCCATTAGTAGTAGAAACTTATGGTCTTTTCTATAACAAAGATTTAGTAGAAAATGCTCCTGCAACTATTGAAGAATTAAATGCAATTGCTGCTGAACATACTGATGCAGCTGCTGGAACATACGGTTTCTTAATGGAAGCTGCAAACTTCTACTTTGCTTATCCATTCCTAGGAACTTACGGAGCTTATGTATTCAACAAAGCTGATGGTGCTTATGATGTTACGGATATCGGCTTAGCAAATGAAGGTGCTGTTGAAGGTGCAACTCAAATCCAATCTTGGTTCCAGAGTGGTCAAATTCCAGTTGAAGTAAATCCAGATATCATAAGTGGACTATTCTCTGAAGGAAAAGCTTCTGTTGTTCTTTCAGGTCCTTGGAATATTCCTGCTTTCAAAGAAGCTCTTGGAGATAAGTTAGGAACTGCTCCACTACCAACCATTAACGGTGAAAATGCAAAATCATTCATGGGTGTTAAGTCTTGGATGCTATCTACTTACTC
Proteins encoded:
- a CDS encoding M42 family peptidase translates to MFKENFFNSLKEAAAISGGPGREQNVVRHFVELITPYADNVEVDHMGNIYAYLEGQKPGPTVMVSTHSDEIGCMVSAIDEKGFLRMERTGGMIESLLVGRKVSVNGHFGVIGVKAGHLQTAEEQTKVQKIENLYVDVGVSSREEVLEMGINIGDSITYISDLDRFTNQDLICGKAIDNRSCCVLLVELFKQLQDKDFSGTLVGLIAVQEEVGLRGATIASYKINPDYALVLDTIACADTPDGNYYPIALGKGPVLPLLSGGGVRGNIMAPQMKELITSFAHKLNIPYQLSVITKGTSDLSAVHLVKEGILGGAMTFPRRYSHSPVEMAHLSDFENGFRLLESLIRNSDSWGSLDFI
- a CDS encoding MATE family efflux transporter, whose product is MKKGTNNLRNMSLFALTWPIFIEIFLHMLMGNADTLMLSQYSDNSVAAVGVANQIVSLLIVMFGFVATGTAILVAQYLGADRDLDAGGVSVVSLFANLVFGAVLSLAILVFTTPILKMMDLPPELMDEASSYLKIVGGFGFVQALIMTAGAILRSHGFTRDAMYITIGMNILNVIGNYFFIFGPFGFPVLGVDGVAISTTVSRLIGFVVIIIVLVKRAPDALPFRKLTEPLRHLKDLLKIGIPSAGEHLSYNGSQMLITYFITMLGTEALTTRVYATNIMMFIFLFAVAISQGTQIMIGHMIGAGKINEAYHRCLKSLKIAIVISLGMAVLGYLFSEPLLGIFTDNPTIIAVGSTLIMLTIILEPGRSFNLVVINSLRAAGDVKFPVYMGILSMWGVSVTLAYFLGITLGLGLVGVWIAFCADEWLRGIIMLFRWRSKVWVDKTFVRSAS
- a CDS encoding glycoside hydrolase family 13 protein, whose protein sequence is METAALFHRPTDNYAYACANGDLKLVLRTKKGDALKATLVHGDPFDWTEASPGNWEWNKSELAMTHSGSDSLFDYWTITVHPPYHRIRYAFQLYNDQESLFYCEKGIYDEPLKDNGYYFCFPFVHTSDATDVPKWVENTIWYQIFPERFANGNHNNNPEGTLEWGSEDPSPTNFFGGDLEGVLQNLDYLENLGVNGIYFTPIFKATSNHKYDTIDYFEIDPQFGTKETFKKLVDECHKRGIRIMLDAVFNHSGYYFPHFQDVLEKGEKSAYKDWFHIREFPIVQEPRPNYDTFAFTPFMPKLNTQHPEVKKYLLDVARYWVEEFDIDGWRLDVANEIDHQFWREFRAAVKEIKPDLYILGEIWHDSIAWLRGDQFDSVMNYPFQTNVLDLFARKTITPKKFMENMTTVSYLYPETINKGLFNLVGSHDTPRILTECGEDKELTKLIFTLMLTYPGTPCIYYGDEVALTGGMDPGCRKCMPWDPTEQDQDMLAHIQSMIELRTKEPLLANEGSLSWQYDAEAISFKKSTENKEVFVIINPSDKSKTVELLSGLSSPNTWKDAMNQTVVFKDTNKNRIDIPAKQFMILIVQ
- a CDS encoding sugar ABC transporter substrate-binding protein, producing MKKALSLFMVFVLILGVLAACGPTREDVKEDVKEEDNNQTEQNTDDNATADNEMPEKPESLKVWVNDEEKQKEALQTIFDKYTEETGIEIDVTAISMLDQVEAIALDGPAGNGPDIFFQPHDRIGSIVAAGHADPVDLGDALDTYTQSAVDAVTYDGETYGAPLVVETYGLFYNKDLVENAPATIEELNAIAAEHTDAAAGTYGFLMEAANFYFAYPFLGTYGAYVFNKADGAYDVTDIGLANEGAVEGATQIQSWFQSGQIPVEVNPDIISGLFSEGKASVVLSGPWNIPAFKEALGDKLGTAPLPTINGENAKSFMGVKSWMLSTYSENQEWATDLMKFITNEENSLHYYEVAGEMPANENALNSDAVTSNELVAAFAEQSQYGEPMPSAPEMAQVWEPIGNALSFIAKGEPVEEVLQEAVELIKQNIAAAQ